The Thermosynechococcus sp. HN-54 DNA segment CCTTAAGCTCTCAAGTACGGCTGGCTCATCATCCACACAGATGACAACAGGCTTACGGTGTATTGGTTGATTTTTCACGGGGGTGGGCAATATGTGTAGGAGCTTTTGAAGGGTACTGAGGAAACTTTACTTACCATAGCCTAGGAGAGTGATCATCTTCCGTATTCTTTGCTATCAAGTTCGCTCCTTGAATGTCAATTTTTGCAACAAGCCAAGAAGAGTACTGTCGTGCTGCCATAAGTTTTAATGCGTTGCTGCTGCCAACCGATCGCTAGAATCGCCTCCAAATCTGGTGGATTTTTTGTGCGGCACTCAACAGCAATTTCCCCCTCAGGGCTGAGACGCTCCTCCTGCCAAAGCAACTGGAGAACGGGTAGATATAGGTCACTATTGTAGGGGGGGTCAAAGTAGATAAAGTCAAACTGAGGCACAGGGACTTGGGGCAATTTCTGGCGTACATCCCCCCGCAAAACC contains these protein-coding regions:
- the rsmD gene encoding 16S rRNA (guanine(966)-N(2))-methyltransferase RsmD; translation: MPLRISGQRSLKTLPGHSTRPTSAKVRQAIFNIWQGRLQGCHWLDLCAGTGAMGAEALLRGAQWVVAIEQSPQACQVIRQNWSALAQPHQHTLVLRGDVRQKLPQVPVPQFDFIYFDPPYNSDLYLPVLQLLWQEERLSPEGEIAVECRTKNPPDLEAILAIGWQQQRIKTYGSTTVLFLACCKN